Proteins encoded by one window of Microcoleus sp. FACHB-68:
- a CDS encoding glucose 1-dehydrogenase — translation MVGRVEGKVALVTGGASGIGKATVQMLVREGAQVVITDMNESEGKALEEIAGTIFLWHNVTDETLWKSVISETITTFGKLDILVNCAGVTGMTAPQNPENTTLETWRQVMSVNMEGVFLGCKYAIPVMKEHGGGSIVNVSSYAGIIGTPFATAYGASKAGVQQFSKSIALYCAQQGYKIRCNSILPGAILTPLWEPFLSGEEREERMNQVVKDIPLKVWGEPDDVAYAILYLASDESKFVTGAEIVIDGGQSAV, via the coding sequence ATGGTGGGACGTGTTGAAGGGAAAGTTGCTCTCGTAACGGGAGGCGCTTCAGGAATTGGTAAAGCGACTGTTCAAATGCTGGTACGTGAAGGCGCTCAAGTTGTCATAACAGATATGAATGAGAGCGAGGGGAAAGCGCTTGAGGAAATTGCCGGCACAATTTTTCTGTGGCATAATGTAACGGATGAAACACTCTGGAAATCGGTGATTTCTGAAACGATCACTACGTTTGGCAAGTTGGATATTTTGGTGAATTGTGCGGGAGTCACCGGCATGACAGCTCCACAAAATCCAGAAAACACAACTTTGGAGACTTGGCGGCAGGTAATGAGTGTGAATATGGAAGGCGTGTTTCTGGGATGTAAATACGCGATTCCTGTGATGAAAGAACATGGAGGCGGTTCAATTGTGAATGTTTCCTCCTATGCCGGCATCATCGGCACTCCGTTTGCAACGGCTTATGGTGCGAGTAAAGCCGGTGTTCAGCAGTTTTCTAAATCTATCGCCCTATATTGTGCCCAGCAAGGCTATAAAATTCGCTGCAATTCTATTCTGCCTGGAGCAATTTTAACACCTTTGTGGGAGCCATTTCTTAGCGGAGAAGAACGCGAGGAACGGATGAATCAGGTTGTAAAAGACATTCCCCTGAAAGTTTGGGGTGAACCTGATGATGTTGCTTATGCAATTCTGTATCTTGCTTCAGATGAATCTAAGTTTGTTACAGGAGCTGAGATTGTCATAGATGGGGGACAATCTGCTGTTTAA
- the xylB gene encoding xylulokinase produces MLLGIDLGTGSAKALLIATDGTAIGEASSSYPVHAPHPGWAESEPGDWWLAVGEAVRKAVGNHADQVQAIALSGQMHGIVLASELGQPLRPAILWADTRSSATLNTYHSLDAAILERLGNPITAGMAGPTLLWLREHEATVYSAARWALQPKDWLRLRMTGEVATEPSDASGTLLYDVVSDNWAEDAIWALNLRGDWLPKIIPSSAIAGYLTTIASEHLGLRVGLPVIAGAADTAAAALGNGLLEPGLVQLTIGTGAQIITPRSQPIIDPHGRTHLYRSAVPKQWYALAAMQNAGLALEWVRGILGLSWEQVYTRAFSAPPGCEGLTFLPYLTGERTPHLDPYIRGAWVGLGLHHTQAHLMRAALEGVAFALRQGFEALEATNFKATELRLAGGGTAEMPWKQLLTDVLRIPLYATTVAAASARGAALLAGIGIGVYADANDTIKLAATPTLAATPQSVDSALEEAWMRYQSLYPRLKKIS; encoded by the coding sequence ATGCTGCTTGGCATAGATTTAGGAACAGGCTCTGCTAAGGCATTGCTCATAGCGACAGACGGAACCGCTATCGGTGAGGCGTCAAGCTCCTATCCTGTTCATGCACCTCACCCCGGATGGGCTGAGTCGGAGCCTGGGGATTGGTGGTTAGCTGTTGGCGAGGCTGTTAGGAAGGCAGTGGGAAATCACGCCGATCAGGTACAGGCGATCGCACTTTCAGGGCAAATGCACGGTATTGTCCTAGCTTCGGAGTTAGGTCAGCCTCTGCGTCCTGCTATCCTCTGGGCCGATACTCGCTCCAGTGCCACGCTTAACACTTATCATTCGCTCGATGCCGCTATTTTAGAGCGCTTGGGCAACCCCATTACGGCTGGAATGGCCGGCCCAACTTTGTTGTGGCTACGAGAACACGAGGCTACTGTCTACAGCGCAGCGCGTTGGGCACTTCAGCCAAAAGATTGGCTACGGTTACGGATGACTGGAGAAGTCGCAACCGAACCATCTGATGCTAGTGGTACTTTGCTTTACGATGTTGTGTCGGACAACTGGGCAGAGGATGCCATCTGGGCGCTGAATCTACGTGGCGATTGGTTACCAAAAATTATCCCCTCTAGTGCGATCGCCGGCTACCTAACAACTATTGCTTCAGAGCATCTTGGCTTAAGAGTTGGCTTACCCGTAATTGCTGGTGCTGCGGATACGGCAGCGGCGGCACTTGGTAACGGACTACTAGAGCCTGGTTTGGTTCAACTAACCATCGGCACAGGCGCTCAAATCATTACACCTCGCTCCCAACCGATTATCGATCCTCATGGTCGTACACATCTCTATCGAAGCGCCGTACCTAAGCAGTGGTACGCCCTTGCAGCAATGCAAAATGCGGGCTTAGCGCTTGAGTGGGTGCGAGGTATCCTCGGCTTGAGCTGGGAGCAAGTCTATACTAGAGCGTTTTCTGCTCCCCCAGGATGTGAAGGGTTGACATTTTTGCCATACCTCACGGGTGAGCGAACTCCACACCTTGACCCATATATACGCGGGGCATGGGTGGGGCTTGGACTTCATCACACACAGGCGCACCTGATGCGGGCAGCTTTAGAGGGAGTTGCTTTTGCCTTGCGACAAGGTTTTGAAGCACTGGAGGCAACAAATTTTAAAGCGACAGAACTGCGTTTAGCCGGCGGTGGAACGGCAGAAATGCCTTGGAAACAATTACTGACCGATGTATTGAGAATACCCCTCTATGCAACTACAGTTGCTGCTGCTTCCGCGCGTGGTGCTGCTCTACTGGCGGGTATCGGAATTGGCGTATACGCAGATGCTAATGACACCATCAAACTGGCAGCCACACCAACGCTTGCTGCAACTCCCCAATCAGTTGATTCAGCCTTAGAAGAGGCTTGGATGCGGTATCAATCCCTTTATCCACGGCTTAAAAAAATCTCATAG